In the genome of Saprospira sp. CCB-QB6, one region contains:
- a CDS encoding restriction endonuclease subunit S, giving the protein MMKTEYKQTKLGLIPEDWEVVKLGDVVKNLRSGVSVNTENYPASLNEKGVLKTSAVFGGILYPLENKAITKVKELKRAKQTLVGGELLISRMNAPNLVGACAYIHQSYDNLYLPDRLWMTELNHDIVNSKHLNLLLNSGLYRYKLKMKATGTSNSMKNISKKSFLKIKIPLPPLPEQARIADCLSQWDRGIALLERLIAQKEEQKKGLMQQLLTGRQRLPGFAGEWERVKLGDVFEEIKEINDGGDHEPLTISAKIGFVSQRSKFDRVIAGKSLSKYRLLTKGDFAYNKGNSKTYPMGCVYLLRKYDSALVPFVYISFRAKVDADIDNMFYQHWFSNHGLDKQLKQIITSGARGDGLLNVNKGSFFSLKIPLPPLPEQKAIAAVLNTADRELSLLGAKLGQYRLQKRGLMQQLLMGRKRLV; this is encoded by the coding sequence ATGATGAAGACGGAATATAAACAAACAAAGCTGGGACTGATTCCTGAGGATTGGGAGGTGGTGAAGTTGGGGGATGTGGTGAAAAATTTAAGGTCAGGAGTTTCTGTAAATACAGAAAATTACCCTGCGTCTTTAAATGAAAAAGGAGTTCTAAAAACTAGTGCAGTATTTGGAGGTATTTTATATCCACTAGAGAACAAGGCTATAACTAAGGTAAAGGAGCTTAAACGAGCTAAACAAACCCTTGTGGGGGGAGAACTTTTAATAAGCAGAATGAATGCGCCTAATTTGGTTGGTGCTTGTGCATATATTCATCAGTCTTATGACAACCTATATCTACCAGATAGATTATGGATGACTGAGTTAAATCATGATATTGTCAATTCAAAACATTTGAATTTACTGTTAAACTCTGGGTTGTACCGATATAAATTAAAGATGAAAGCTACAGGTACAAGCAATAGCATGAAGAATATCTCTAAAAAAAGCTTTTTAAAAATTAAAATCCCCCTTCCCCCTCTCCCTGAGCAGGCTCGCATAGCGGACTGTCTATCGCAATGGGATCGGGGCATTGCCCTATTAGAGCGTTTGATTGCCCAAAAAGAGGAGCAAAAGAAGGGCTTAATGCAGCAGTTGTTGACGGGCAGGCAGCGTTTGCCGGGCTTTGCGGGGGAATGGGAGCGGGTGAAGTTGGGGGATGTATTTGAAGAAATTAAGGAGATAAATGATGGCGGAGATCATGAACCACTAACTATATCAGCAAAAATAGGATTTGTCTCACAGCGTAGTAAGTTTGATAGAGTTATTGCAGGAAAAAGCTTGAGTAAATACAGGTTGTTAACAAAGGGGGATTTTGCATATAACAAAGGAAACTCAAAGACTTATCCTATGGGCTGCGTTTATCTATTACGAAAATACGACTCAGCACTAGTACCTTTTGTTTACATTAGTTTTAGGGCTAAGGTAGATGCAGATATTGACAATATGTTTTATCAGCATTGGTTCTCAAACCATGGTTTAGATAAACAGTTGAAGCAAATTATTACTTCAGGAGCTAGAGGTGATGGACTTCTAAATGTGAATAAAGGAAGTTTCTTTTCATTAAAAATCCCCCTTCCCCCTCTTCCTGAGCAAAAGGCCATTGCGGCGGTATTAAACACTGCGGATCGGGAGTTAAGTTTATTGGGGGCCAAGTTGGGGCAGTATCGTCTGCAAAAGCGGGGGTTAATGCAGCAGTTATTGATGGGGCGGAAGCGGTTGGTTTAG